One window from the genome of Salvia splendens isolate huo1 chromosome 9, SspV2, whole genome shotgun sequence encodes:
- the LOC121747688 gene encoding uncharacterized protein LOC121747688 isoform X2, with amino-acid sequence MAEGLDLTSRAVEEGGKDDGESNSEGLAERPVVEVVGGQTIEEGTESTTPQTEVGKSDVHIEEEETVARTEVPGPVAPPVIKPKAVKRKLVLKGDPRAEQPKPKRVSQRCLGKWASSKAKVNTTADLVEILSEEEGTTPTKLGEGSLPATDLEDTAVATETVSQTPSDQGEETTQMAEGPDLASAPAGHVEPRIEGTCISNETRPSAPDQPSTHAEKEPEDE; translated from the coding sequence atggctgaggGCCTAGACCTCACATCAAGGGCAGTAGAAGAGGGTGGGAAGGACGATGGAGAGAGCAACTCAGAAGGCCTAGCTGAACGGCCAGTAGTCGAAGTGGTGGGAGGCCAGACTATAGAAGAAGGGACAGAGTCAACAACTCCCCAGACGGAGGTGGGGAAGAGTGATGTGCATATTGAGGAGGAGGAAACAGTAGCAAGAACAGAGGTACCCGGACCAGTGGCACCGCCAGTGATAAAACCTAAAGCtgtcaagaggaagttggtgttgaagggcgacCCTAGGGCAGAACAGCCGAAGCCGAAGAGGGTGTCGCAAAGATGCTTAGGGAAGTGGGCATCCAGTAAAGCAAAGGTAAACACGACGGCAGATCTGGTGGAGATTTTAAGTGAAGAGGAagggaccactcccacaaaacttGGGGAGGGTTCCTTACCTGCTACTGATTTGGAGGATACTGCGGTGGCAACCGAAACGGTCTCCCAAACGCCGAGTGACCAGGGCGAAGAGACGACGCAGATGGCTGAGGGGCCGGACCTCGCATCTGCACCAGCCGGTCACGTCGAGCCGAGAATTGAAGGTACTTGTATCAGTAATGAGACCCGACCCTCTGCCCCAGACCAGCCTTCAACACATGCTGAGAAGGAACCAGAAGACGAGTGA